The Caproicibacterium amylolyticum genome includes the window CAGGATTACAACCTGCCGTTTGAAGAGAAAAAAGGCATTTTTACTGCCAATCTTACCGCAACAGTAGCGGCAATTCCGGTTCTGCAGCAGGCACAGCCGTATTTAGAGAGCTTTGAAGTGATTCATGGTACGATGGAGGATGTGTTTTTGAGCATTACAGGAGGAGAGGACAAATGATAAACCTTGCAAAGCGAAACTTGAAAATCTTTTTCCGCGAAAAAAGCGCGGTATTTTTTTCATTTTTAAGTGTGTTAATTATTATCGGCTTATATGTGATTTTCCTCGGAAATATCTGGACAAATTATTTGCCACATGGTACGGTGGGCGTCAAGACGATGCGGGACAGCTGGATTATCGCCGGCATTGTTTCGGTGGCATCCGTCACCACTGCAATGGGTGCTTTCGGCAGAATGATAGAAGATAAAGTTGAAAAAATCAGCCGCGATTTTTTCGTTTCCCCAATTCGGCGGGCACAAATCGTGGGCGGCTACATTCTCAGTGCGTTTCTTATTGGTACGATTTTGAGTCTGTTTACATTTGTTTTGGGCGAAGCCTACATTGTGGCTACTGACGGTGAAATTTTGGGCCTGGTGCCGATGCTCAAATTCCTCGGTACGCTGATTCTTTCGGCTTTTTCCTCCAGCTGCTTTGTCTTTTTCATTGTCAGTTTTTTTGAGCGCAACAGCGCGTTTTCAACAGCCAGCACAGTCATCGGTACGCTAATTGGTTTTTTAACCGGTATTTATTTGCCGATAGGAGAACTGCCGGACAGCGTGCAGTGGGCAGTTAAACTGTTTCCGGCTTCTCACGCAACCGCACTGATGCGTCAGCTGATGATGGAAAAACCAATGGAAGTGAGCTTCGCGGGTGCGCCGGCCTCTTTGGTAACAGAATTTAAAGAAAATATGGGCATTGTTTACAATTACAACGGTTACACTGCCGAAGCATGGGTACACGTGCTGGTGCTGGTACTGACCGGTGTGGTATTTTTCCTGCTGGCGCTCTGGAATGTGATGCGCAAGAGTAAGGAAAACTGAAACTGATCCTTGCGGTAAAAGTTCCGTCTGCTTTTTTTAGAGTGGGCGGAACTTTTCTTATAAAGTAAAGGCAGCACGGTCCATTTTCCTGCTTGACGAACTACAGATGCTCTGGCATAATGGAAATACCAGATTACGGTGGGGGATAACGAATGAATTGGGAACTATCTGCGGCCATAAGTGCTATTACAGCGGCACTGGCATTTTATACGGTTGGTGTATTTGCGGAACGCCGCAGTGGTATGCTCGAAAAGAAACATGTTGTTATTTTCTGGCTTGGTTTTGTTTGTGACATGACCGGCTGTGAAAGAAGGTTAAAAAGTGAAAATTACAGAGATTGCGGAAACCAATCGGAAAACTGTAAATGCTTTTTTGAAGGAGCATTGGTTTTCAACAGATATGGTCGTGCGGGGAAAAGTGTTCGATTTAAGCCATGCGGCGGGATTTCTTGCACAGGATGGTCACAATATACTCGGTCTGGTTACTTATGAACTGTGCGGAGATGCCTGCGAAATTTTGTCATTGGATAGTCTGCGGGAAAAGCAGGGAATCGGTGCTAGTTTGATGAAGCAGGTGGAGCTTGCCGCAATAAAAGCCGGCTGTGCGCGGTTGACCCTGATTACCACGAACGATAATCTCAATGCCATGCGGTTTTATCAAAAGCGTGGGTTTGATATGACACGGATTTTTCGAAATGCACTGGAAATATCCCGAAAGCTGAAACCATCCATTCCGCTGACCGGTGATTACGGGATCCCACTCAGACACGAAATTGAATTTGAAAAGCGGCTGCATGCATAAACAGCGGTGCAGGCATACAAGGGAGGGACAAATTTGCGGTATCGTAAAGATATTGAATTAAAAAATGGAACAAAATGTGTGCTGCGCAATCCTACCGCAGAGGATGCGCAGGCTATTTTAGAGCACATGAAAATTACTTCGGATGAAACGGAATTTATGGCTCGGTATTCCGATGAAATCATAACCCCGCCTGCGGAAGAAGCGGCTTACTTAAAGACACTGGAAGCGGACCCGCGCAGCATTATGATTGCTGCACAGATAGACGGCAAAATCATTGCAAATGCAGGCATTACCTGCAGACCGTACCATGATCGCTACCGTCACCGGGGCGAGTTTGGCATTTCCATTCAAAAGAGATATTGGGGGCAGGGAATTGGCACGGCAATTTTAAAGGCGATTCTCGGTGAAGCCAAAAAGGCTGGTCTGGAACAAGTTGAACTGGACGTCGTGGATAGCAATGAGCGTGCTTTTCATTTATACCGTAAGTTTGGTTTTCAGGTTTATGGTGTTCTGCCGAGAGCTTTTCTTTACCGTGACGGCCATGCGTCGGATGCTTACCTGATGGTTTGCAGGTTGGGACAGAAATGAAAAATCTGATTTTAATCAATGGCACGATGGGTGCCGGAAAAACGACAGTCAGCAGGGAGCTGCAAAAACTGCTGCCGGACAATGTTTTTCTGGATGGTGACTGGTGTTGGATGATGTCCCCATTTACCGTAACGCCGGAAACCAAAGCAATGGTTCAGCAAAACATTACATTTCTGCTGAACCAGTTTTTAGCCTGCTCGGCGTACCGGAACATTATTTTTTGCTGGGTGATGCAGGAGCAGAGCATTGTGGATGAAGTGCTTTCAGAACTGCACACACAGGACTGCCGCGTGTATCCCTTTACGTTGATGTGCAGTAAAGAAGGGCTGCTGCGGCATCTGGAAGCAGATATTCGCAGCGGCATTCGTACGCCGGATGTGATTGCGCGCAGCCTTGCACGCCTGCCGGGGTACGAAAGTCAGAACAGCGTCAAGATTGATGTCAGCAATACAACACCGGCGCAGGCGGCGGAAAAAATCCGGCAGCAGCTTCCAAACGATTGAAAAAGACAAAGGAGAATCACAATATGAATCAAAAAGAGCGGATGCTCGCGGGCCTGCCGTACAAAGCATGGATGGACGGGCTTTCTGAAGAACGCATGGAAAACAAGCTTCGCATTTATGCGTACAATCAGTGCCGCCCCAATCAAAAAGAGGAGCTGACACGGCAGATTAAAGCGATTCTTGGCAAAACGGGAAAAGATGTTAGTGTGGAGCAGCCCTTTCACTGTGACTATGGCAAAAATATTGAAGTCGGCGAAAATTTCTTTGCCAACTACAACCTGACTGTGCTGGATGTCGGTAAAGTAATTATCGGTGACAATGCGCAGATTGCACCGAATGTTTCCATCTATACAGCGGGGCACCCGGTGCACCCACAGTCGCGCAATTCCGGCTATGAATACGGCATCAGTGTGACGATTGGTGACAATGTCTGGATCGGCGGCAGCACGGTGATCAATCCGGGCGTGCATATTGGAAATAATGTTGTCATTGGTTCCGGCAGTGTGGTGACAAAGGATTTGCCGGACAACGTCATTGCTGTTGGCAGTCCCTGCCGGGTTATCCGTAAAATTACGGAAGCAGACCGAAAGTATTATTATAAAGATAAAGAATTTGATGTCAGCGATTATTAAAAGCAAAGTTCGTACGGAATCTGCCGTGGGCAGCAGTTGGCTGCCTGCGGCGGATTTTTTATATGATGAACGAAATCTTCACTTTGGCAGCTTGCACAGCGGACGTTTATGTTATAATAAACAAAATAATGTGTTCATGAAATGGGAAAGAAACAGGGGATGTTGGTTACGAAATATAGATTAACAGCAGCAGTACTCGCCGCTTTTTTGGCATTCACGTGTATGCGGATGCCGTTGTATGCGGAAAGCGGTGCTTCCAATATCGGCAGGCAGAAGGTTAAGGTGGGCTGTATCGAACTGAACGGCTTTTTTAAAAAAGACAGAAAAGAAAATTGCTCAGGTCTTGCATATGATATTTTTCGGGAAATTTCCACATACACAGGGCAGGAGTTTGAGTTTGTAAAGACTTCACAAAGTGAAGGTTTGAAATTGCTGAATGAGGGAACGATTGACTTGTTTGTTCCTGTACAGAAGACTGCGGAAAACCAAAATGCTTATATGTTTTCGACAGAGTCATTTGCTCAAAACACCCCCGTTTTGCTGGCACAGCCGGGTTCCAGCTACTGTTACAACGACTTTGACAGTATCAATGGTATAACGGTTGGAACCATTGGCGACTGTCAGGACAACGAAAAACTGCTGCAGTATTTGCAGCAGCATAATTGCAGGGTGAAGCTGAAAAAAGATTACACGGATTTTGCCCAGATGCAGGAGGCACTGAACAAAGGAGAAATTAATGCGCTGCTGACCAGCTCCAACCGCTCCCTTTCCAACTGCAAAGTGATTGCACAGATGCCGTGTGGTGACATTTACGCGGCAGCCAAAAAGGGAAACACCCGCCTGATGGACAGTATCAACTACGCTTTGCAGCAGATGAAAATGAACACACCGCATTTTTGGGAGGGCCTGGATGCTCAGTATCTTTCTGCCGGTGAAAATGTAATGCCGGCTTACACCAAGGAGGAAGCCCAGTTTATTGCTGCATCTTCGAAATGTGTTATTGCAGTCAACGGAGAGTTTCAGCATGACGATGAGTGGAAAAGTATTCAGACCTTTGCAGAACGTTTGCAGCAGAAAACCGGGCTGCAGATTAAGCTGCTCAAAACCACAGGACTCACCGCCGCCTATGACAGCTTGAGTGCCGGTTCGGCAAATGCAGTGCTTCCGGTTGAGCGGGATGCAGATTGGGCACAGGCAAACGGAATGTGGCTGTCACAGAGTTTCCTTTCCATGTGGAATTATCAAATTACGAAAAACGGCAGCACGAACCGGAATACTCTTGCGGTAGTCAAAGGTTCTTATCAGGCATATGACGGCAGTAAGAACACTCAAAAACAGATTTTGTACTGTGATACTCTGGAGCAGGCCATTAATATGGTCTTGAATGGACAGGCGGATGCGGCCAGCTGCAGCAGGATGGAGGGAGACTACTTTGCTGTACAGACCAAATACAGCAGCAAGCTGCTGTTTACGGCAGATGACAGCAAAACACAGGAGTATGCAATTGGTATCTCCAAAAAGAGTGATTCCATTTTGGTTTCAATTTTCAATAAAGCGATAGGCTGTATGCCTGTGTCACAGATCAGCAGCCTTTTTGCAATTCAATATCAGCCGCAAAAGATTTCAACGATTGATTATTTTTATCAGAATCCACAGACGTTTGTTGTTGTCTGTGTGGCTGTTCTGGTTACTGCTTTTCTATTGGTGTTTCTAGTGGTTTTCAACGCGGCTGCTAAAAAGAAAAACAAGCAGCTGGAATCTGCCAGCCGTGCCAAAAGCGATTTTTTGGCCAGAATGAGCCATGATCTGCGCACGCCTATGAACGCAATCGTGGGGCTTGCGCATTTAGGGGAGGAAGAGTGCAAAGAAACTGCGGCGAAAAGTTACTTTGAAAAAATTAAATCTTCCAGCGTATACTTACTCAGCCTTATTAATGATATTTTGGATATGTCACGAATCGAAAACAAAAAGGTGGAGCTGCATCCGGAGCCGGTGAATTGGGAGGAGTTTTGGCAGGCTGTCTGCACGATTGTGCGCCCTGCTATGGATGAAAAAAATCTTAATTTCATTGTTGAAGAAAAAGGACCGAAAATTGAATGCCTGTATTTTGACCGCATTCATATGCAGCAGATCTTAATCAATCTGCTGTCTAACGCGATAAAGTTTTCACGCAGCAGTGGCCGTATTCGGTTTACTTATGAAGCCTGCAAGCAAGAGGGAAAACAGGTCCATGTGCGTTTTTCGGTGCGGGATTACGGCATTGGAATGAGCGAGGCGTTTATGCACCGGATTTTTGCGCCGTTCGAGCAGGAGCACAACAAACGCCTGCCGGAACAAACAGGCACCGGTTTGGGGCTGGCGATTGTTAAAAACTTGGTGGATATGATGCATGGCACAATTTCTGTGAACAGTGAACTTGGCGAAGGCAGCGAGTTTACGGTAGAACTGACTTTACGGGAAGTACAGATGCCGGAAAAGAAAGTATCGGCTTCAATACCCGCAGCGGACAGTCATTTACTGGCAGGGGTGCGGGTACTGCTTGCGGAGGATCATCCGCTGAATACGGAGATTGCCTGCAAACTGCTGCAAAAACAGGGTGTTCTGACTGAACATGCAGAAAACGGCAAGCTTGCGGTGCAGATGTTTCAGGATTCAGAGCAGTATTATTATGATGCTATTTTAATGGATATCCGGATGCCGATGATGAATGGGCTGGAAGCGGCGCAGGCCATCCGCAAATTGAACCGCGAGGATGCCAAGACAGTACCGATTATCGCCATGAGCGCCAACGCTTTTGATGAGGATGTGCGGGAGTCCCTGAAAGCTGGCATGAATGCGCACCTAGCAAAGCCGATCGTGCCGGCACAGCTGTATGCGGAGCTTGAAAAGTGGACTTCTGACAAAGTGAATCAATAAGAAAATTCAGCAGAGAAAATGAAATTACTTTCTCTGCTGAATTTTTTCTAAGATTAGAAACCGATTTCATAAGGATAAGTCAAATTGATTTCACAAAAAATCAGTTACAGCAGTATAGAAAAGTGAGATTTTAAAAAAAGTAAAATCTTTTTTGCAATAAGGGTTGTAATCCCTTTCGAAACCTCTTATAATACAGTGGTTTTGAAAAAAAGGCAGATTTTACGCCGTAAACGAGGAGGAAAAAGAATGCTGGAGCTGAAATGGCTTTGGAAGTACATGGGACCGAAGCGACGATATTTGGTAATCGGTCTGTGTTTGTCGGCAATAACATCGGCAATGCTGATTATCAATCCCATGCTTTCGCAGAAACTCATTGATGAGGTCATCACACCGCAGAATACCAAGCTGCTGCTGCCGCTTTTAGGGCTGATGCTGGCGGTGCAGCTCATTCGCCTGTCTTTACGCTACCTGATGGTTGTTCTGTTGGAAAAGAACAGTCAGCAGATGCTGGACGATGTGCGCACACGTTTGTATGATGTAATCCAGAATGAAGACTACCGCTTTTTCGGGCGGATGCGCACGGGTGACTTAATGACCCGCATGACGAACGACCTGGACATGATTCGCCACTCTACCGCGTGGATTTCTTACAGTGTAGTGGATTCTATCGTAATATTCGCGGTAACGATCATTTATTTCTGCACGGTCAATGTGCAGCTCACGCTTTGCCTGGCTGCAATCACGCCGTTTATTCTGCTGATTACCATGGCTTTTTCCAAAATCGTGCACCCCATGTATGTGCGCCTGCGTGAAAAGCTTTCTCGGCTGAACACCGTTGCACAGGAAAACATTGAGGGTAACCGTGTGGTTAAGGCATTTGCACGGGAAGAATTCGAAAAGCAGAAGTTTGAGGAGCGCAATGAAGAATTCCGCAAATCAAACCTGAAAACAACCTATGTTGGCGTGAAGTTTCAGCCGTTTATTGACTTGCTTTCTCAGTCACTGACCGTTACCACATTACTGGTCGGTGGCATTTTCATGATTCAGGGGACACTGACGGCAGGCGAGATGCTGGCGTTTTCCTCTCTGACTTGGGCGCTTGCAAATCCACTGAGAAATCTTGGCATGCTAATCAATGATATTCAGCGCTTCTTTGCTTCCTGTGATATGGTCATGGAAGTTTTCTACGCTGTACCGAGTATCGTGAACCACAGCAATTCCACCGCTCCGAAAGAGCGTGCCAAAGGTGACGTGGAATTTCGTGATGTGACATTTAATGTTGACGGCAAAGATGCAGTGACAGACTTGAACTTTCATGTGCAGCCGGGGCAGACACTGGGCATTATGGGTACGACCGGTTCCGGTAAAACAAGCCTTGTCAACCTGATGATGCGTGCCTACGAGCCGACAAAGGGTGCAGTGCTGCTGGACGGCAAACCGCTGCAGCAGTATCAGCTTTCCTACCTGCGGCGCAGCATGGCAATCGCTATGCAGGATGTGTTTCTGTTTTCAGACACAGTAGAGGGAAACATTGCTTACGGAAACGCGGAGCTTTCGCAGGAGGGTGTTATCGAATGTGCCAAAGCCGCGGACGCGGACGGCTTTATCCGCAAGCTTTCGGATAGCTACGACACGCTCATCGGCGAGCGCGGCGTCGGTCTTTCCGGCGGACAGAAACAGCGTATTTCGCTGGCGCGTGCGCTTGCCATGCGCCCCTCAGTGCTGATCTTGGATGACACCACCTCTGCGGTGGATATGGAAACGGAGCAGTACATACAGGGGCAGCTTCGCAGTCTGGACTTTCCCTGCACGAAAGTGGTCATTGCGCAGCGCGTTTCCTCTGTGCAGGACGCCGACCAGATTTTAATTATGGACAACGGCAGAATCATTGAACACGGTACCCATGAGGAACTGCTGAAAAACCGCGGTTTCTATTACAAAATCTGGGCACTGCAAAACAGCGTGAAAGAGGGTGAAACACTTGGCGCGTAACCGTTATGATGTAGACGAAGAACTGGAAACCCCATTTAACATGGCGAACCTGAAAAACGTATTTGTATACGTTGGGCGCTACAAATGGAAGATGATTTTTTCCCTGCTGCTCAGTGCGGTGGGCAGCATTGTGGGCTTGACCGGCCCAATGCTGGTGCAGCGCGCCATGGATGTTGCCATTCCACAAAAAAATGTGCAGCTGCTCATTCAGCTTTCTTGCCTGCTTGCCGGTACAATTCTTATCAATATCGGCTTTAATGCTATTCGTACCATTCTGGTGGCACAGGTAGGGCAGAACATTGTACATGACATCCGCAAAGATCTTTTTGACCACCTGCAGGTGCTGCCATTTTCGTACTATGACAACCGGCCGCACGGCAAGATTCTGGTGCGTGTGGTACACTACGTCAATTCTGTTTCCAATGCACTTTCCAACGGCATTTTGAACTTCATTATTGAAATTATCAACATTATTTTCATCATCTTTTTCATGTTTCAGGTCAGCCCGCCGCTGGCGGCGATTACCGTTGCAGGTCTGCCGGTAGTAATCGTGTTTATTCTGCTGATTAAACCGAAACAGCGCAGGGCTTGGCAGAGTGTGAACAACAAAAATTCCAATGTAAACGCCTTTGTGCAGGAATCCATTGAGGGCGCGCGCGTCATTGAATCTTTTGACCGCGAGGAGGAAAACGACAAAATTTTGGACCGCCTGCTGGATAAGCGCAAAAAAAGCTGGATGGGTGCCATTTACGTTTCCAATACGGTTTGGTTCACCACAGAAACGGTTTCTCAAATTGTTTTTTCGCTGGTGTACATAGCGGGTGCCTATTGGTTCAACCCTATGGTTTCCTTTGGTGTGCTGCTGGCAATGGGCACCTACGCCAGCCGCTTCTGGCAGCCAATCGTGAACCTTGCGAACATTTACAATGACTTTATCAATGCGGTTTCCTACTTGGAACGTATTTTTGAAACCATGAATGAACCGGCAATTATAGAAGACAAACCAGATGCTGAGAAATTGCCGCCGATTCAGGGCAGTGTGGAATTTAAGGACGTCAGCTTTGGTTATGAGCCGGGGCAAATGATTCTCAAGCACGTTTCCTTTGCGGCAAAACCGGGTGAAAGTATTGCCATTGTCGGCCCCACCGGCGCGGGTAAAACAACTATTGTTAATTTGATTTCCCGTTTTTACAACATTGAAAACGGTGCAGTCTGCATTGACGGCCACAGCGTTATGGACGTTACCATCCATTCTCTGCGCAGCCAAATGGGCATCATGCTGCAGGACAGCTTCGTCTTTTCCGGCACGATTGCCGACAATATCCGCTACGGCAGGCTGGACGCAACCGACGAAGAAGTGGAGCAGGCCGCAAAGATGCTGCACGCGGATGAATTTATCCGGAACCTGCCGGATGGTTACAACACAATCGTGAAAGAGCGCGGCGGCGGACTTTCCCAGGGACAGAAGCAGCTGCTTGCCTTTGCGCGCACGCTGCTTTCTGACCCGCGAATTCTGGTGCTGGATGAGGCAACTTCTTCGATTGACACCTCCACGGAACAGCTGGTGCAGCAGGGAATCAACCTGCTGCTGAAAGATCGCACGAGCTTTATCATTGCGCACCGGCTTTCCACGATTCGGGACTGTTCCCGCATCATGTATGTTGCGGACGGTCAGATTTTGGAAAGCGGCACACATGACGAACTGATGGAAAAGCAGGGTTTGTACTATCACCTGTATATGTCGCAGTACCGCCGGGAAGCGGTAACAAAACAGGCAGAGGTGTAAGTGGTGTCCTTACACGAAAAGTTCCGTCCGCCCTTTCAAGGGCGGTAGGTGTGGGCAAGGCCCACGACCTTATCCCTTGTCATTCGTATTCGGTAAAAGGACTCAAGGGAGGCGCCAAACACTTCAGTGGAGTGCTTGACGTGGAGAACCCTAGTAAGGGGTTCTCCGGCGCCGCAAGGCGGCTTTCTTTTGTGTGCGTCGAAAACAATTTAATTTTAGGGCTGTACATTTGTGCTTTTGCACTGTGTGCAGCCCTTTTTATTGACAGCTCAAAATGCAGTGTTATAATAAATATACTAAATCATTATGATAGGAATACTTTTGTATTTG containing:
- a CDS encoding ABC transporter permease, which translates into the protein MINLAKRNLKIFFREKSAVFFSFLSVLIIIGLYVIFLGNIWTNYLPHGTVGVKTMRDSWIIAGIVSVASVTTAMGAFGRMIEDKVEKISRDFFVSPIRRAQIVGGYILSAFLIGTILSLFTFVLGEAYIVATDGEILGLVPMLKFLGTLILSAFSSSCFVFFIVSFFERNSAFSTASTVIGTLIGFLTGIYLPIGELPDSVQWAVKLFPASHATALMRQLMMEKPMEVSFAGAPASLVTEFKENMGIVYNYNGYTAEAWVHVLVLVLTGVVFFLLALWNVMRKSKEN
- a CDS encoding GNAT family N-acetyltransferase is translated as MKITEIAETNRKTVNAFLKEHWFSTDMVVRGKVFDLSHAAGFLAQDGHNILGLVTYELCGDACEILSLDSLREKQGIGASLMKQVELAAIKAGCARLTLITTNDNLNAMRFYQKRGFDMTRIFRNALEISRKLKPSIPLTGDYGIPLRHEIEFEKRLHA
- a CDS encoding GNAT family N-acetyltransferase, yielding MRYRKDIELKNGTKCVLRNPTAEDAQAILEHMKITSDETEFMARYSDEIITPPAEEAAYLKTLEADPRSIMIAAQIDGKIIANAGITCRPYHDRYRHRGEFGISIQKRYWGQGIGTAILKAILGEAKKAGLEQVELDVVDSNERAFHLYRKFGFQVYGVLPRAFLYRDGHASDAYLMVCRLGQK
- a CDS encoding AAA family ATPase — its product is MKNLILINGTMGAGKTTVSRELQKLLPDNVFLDGDWCWMMSPFTVTPETKAMVQQNITFLLNQFLACSAYRNIIFCWVMQEQSIVDEVLSELHTQDCRVYPFTLMCSKEGLLRHLEADIRSGIRTPDVIARSLARLPGYESQNSVKIDVSNTTPAQAAEKIRQQLPND
- a CDS encoding sugar O-acetyltransferase; amino-acid sequence: MNQKERMLAGLPYKAWMDGLSEERMENKLRIYAYNQCRPNQKEELTRQIKAILGKTGKDVSVEQPFHCDYGKNIEVGENFFANYNLTVLDVGKVIIGDNAQIAPNVSIYTAGHPVHPQSRNSGYEYGISVTIGDNVWIGGSTVINPGVHIGNNVVIGSGSVVTKDLPDNVIAVGSPCRVIRKITEADRKYYYKDKEFDVSDY
- a CDS encoding ATP-binding protein, with translation MGKKQGMLVTKYRLTAAVLAAFLAFTCMRMPLYAESGASNIGRQKVKVGCIELNGFFKKDRKENCSGLAYDIFREISTYTGQEFEFVKTSQSEGLKLLNEGTIDLFVPVQKTAENQNAYMFSTESFAQNTPVLLAQPGSSYCYNDFDSINGITVGTIGDCQDNEKLLQYLQQHNCRVKLKKDYTDFAQMQEALNKGEINALLTSSNRSLSNCKVIAQMPCGDIYAAAKKGNTRLMDSINYALQQMKMNTPHFWEGLDAQYLSAGENVMPAYTKEEAQFIAASSKCVIAVNGEFQHDDEWKSIQTFAERLQQKTGLQIKLLKTTGLTAAYDSLSAGSANAVLPVERDADWAQANGMWLSQSFLSMWNYQITKNGSTNRNTLAVVKGSYQAYDGSKNTQKQILYCDTLEQAINMVLNGQADAASCSRMEGDYFAVQTKYSSKLLFTADDSKTQEYAIGISKKSDSILVSIFNKAIGCMPVSQISSLFAIQYQPQKISTIDYFYQNPQTFVVVCVAVLVTAFLLVFLVVFNAAAKKKNKQLESASRAKSDFLARMSHDLRTPMNAIVGLAHLGEEECKETAAKSYFEKIKSSSVYLLSLINDILDMSRIENKKVELHPEPVNWEEFWQAVCTIVRPAMDEKNLNFIVEEKGPKIECLYFDRIHMQQILINLLSNAIKFSRSSGRIRFTYEACKQEGKQVHVRFSVRDYGIGMSEAFMHRIFAPFEQEHNKRLPEQTGTGLGLAIVKNLVDMMHGTISVNSELGEGSEFTVELTLREVQMPEKKVSASIPAADSHLLAGVRVLLAEDHPLNTEIACKLLQKQGVLTEHAENGKLAVQMFQDSEQYYYDAILMDIRMPMMNGLEAAQAIRKLNREDAKTVPIIAMSANAFDEDVRESLKAGMNAHLAKPIVPAQLYAELEKWTSDKVNQ
- a CDS encoding ABC transporter ATP-binding protein; amino-acid sequence: MLELKWLWKYMGPKRRYLVIGLCLSAITSAMLIINPMLSQKLIDEVITPQNTKLLLPLLGLMLAVQLIRLSLRYLMVVLLEKNSQQMLDDVRTRLYDVIQNEDYRFFGRMRTGDLMTRMTNDLDMIRHSTAWISYSVVDSIVIFAVTIIYFCTVNVQLTLCLAAITPFILLITMAFSKIVHPMYVRLREKLSRLNTVAQENIEGNRVVKAFAREEFEKQKFEERNEEFRKSNLKTTYVGVKFQPFIDLLSQSLTVTTLLVGGIFMIQGTLTAGEMLAFSSLTWALANPLRNLGMLINDIQRFFASCDMVMEVFYAVPSIVNHSNSTAPKERAKGDVEFRDVTFNVDGKDAVTDLNFHVQPGQTLGIMGTTGSGKTSLVNLMMRAYEPTKGAVLLDGKPLQQYQLSYLRRSMAIAMQDVFLFSDTVEGNIAYGNAELSQEGVIECAKAADADGFIRKLSDSYDTLIGERGVGLSGGQKQRISLARALAMRPSVLILDDTTSAVDMETEQYIQGQLRSLDFPCTKVVIAQRVSSVQDADQILIMDNGRIIEHGTHEELLKNRGFYYKIWALQNSVKEGETLGA
- a CDS encoding ABC transporter ATP-binding protein; this encodes MARNRYDVDEELETPFNMANLKNVFVYVGRYKWKMIFSLLLSAVGSIVGLTGPMLVQRAMDVAIPQKNVQLLIQLSCLLAGTILINIGFNAIRTILVAQVGQNIVHDIRKDLFDHLQVLPFSYYDNRPHGKILVRVVHYVNSVSNALSNGILNFIIEIINIIFIIFFMFQVSPPLAAITVAGLPVVIVFILLIKPKQRRAWQSVNNKNSNVNAFVQESIEGARVIESFDREEENDKILDRLLDKRKKSWMGAIYVSNTVWFTTETVSQIVFSLVYIAGAYWFNPMVSFGVLLAMGTYASRFWQPIVNLANIYNDFINAVSYLERIFETMNEPAIIEDKPDAEKLPPIQGSVEFKDVSFGYEPGQMILKHVSFAAKPGESIAIVGPTGAGKTTIVNLISRFYNIENGAVCIDGHSVMDVTIHSLRSQMGIMLQDSFVFSGTIADNIRYGRLDATDEEVEQAAKMLHADEFIRNLPDGYNTIVKERGGGLSQGQKQLLAFARTLLSDPRILVLDEATSSIDTSTEQLVQQGINLLLKDRTSFIIAHRLSTIRDCSRIMYVADGQILESGTHDELMEKQGLYYHLYMSQYRREAVTKQAEV